In a genomic window of Halobiforma lacisalsi AJ5:
- a CDS encoding DNA-directed RNA polymerase subunit L gives MELRVTERTDDELSIEIAGEDHTFMNVLKGALLEHEDVSAATYDVNPEQSGGQTEPILTIKTEDDVDPIDALEEAAGDVRDKAVSFREAFEAAA, from the coding sequence ATGGAACTGCGGGTCACCGAGCGCACCGACGACGAACTCTCGATCGAAATCGCCGGCGAGGATCACACGTTCATGAACGTCCTCAAGGGCGCACTGCTCGAGCACGAGGACGTGAGCGCGGCCACCTACGACGTCAACCCCGAGCAGTCCGGCGGTCAGACGGAACCGATCCTGACGATCAAGACCGAAGACGACGTCGACCCCATCGACGCCCTCGAGGAAGCGGCCGGCGACGTTCGCGACAAGGCCGTCTCGTTCCGCGAGGCGTTCGAAGCCGCTGCGTAA
- the hisF gene encoding imidazole glycerol phosphate synthase subunit HisF: protein MTLTKRIIPCIDVDLDEDGNPAVYTGVNFEDLKYTGDPVEMAKAYNESGADEFVFLDITASADGRETMLDVVRDVADEVFIPLTVGGGIRTTDDIKETLRAGADKVSITTGALERPELVNEGASAFGSQCIVISVDARRRFDEEGEHYVEVDGESCWFECTKKGGREGTGIDVLEWAAEAESRGAGELFVNSIDKDGTKDGYDLPLTEAVCDVVDTPVIASSGCGGPEDMYDVFTEAGADAGLAASIFHFDEYSIAETKEYLDERGVPVRL from the coding sequence ATGACACTGACCAAACGAATCATCCCCTGTATCGACGTCGACCTGGACGAGGACGGGAACCCGGCAGTCTACACGGGCGTTAACTTCGAGGACCTCAAGTACACCGGCGACCCGGTCGAGATGGCCAAGGCCTACAACGAGTCCGGGGCCGACGAGTTCGTCTTCCTCGACATCACCGCCTCCGCGGACGGCCGCGAGACGATGCTCGACGTCGTCCGCGACGTCGCCGACGAGGTGTTCATTCCCCTTACGGTCGGCGGCGGCATCCGCACCACCGACGACATCAAGGAGACTCTGCGGGCCGGCGCGGACAAGGTTTCCATCACTACGGGGGCGCTCGAGCGACCCGAACTGGTCAACGAAGGGGCCTCGGCCTTCGGCAGCCAGTGTATCGTCATCAGCGTCGACGCCCGCCGCCGGTTCGACGAGGAGGGCGAACACTACGTCGAGGTCGACGGCGAGTCCTGCTGGTTCGAGTGCACGAAGAAGGGCGGCCGCGAAGGAACCGGGATAGACGTCCTCGAGTGGGCCGCAGAGGCCGAATCCCGCGGCGCGGGCGAGCTGTTCGTCAACTCGATCGACAAGGACGGCACCAAGGACGGCTACGACCTGCCCCTGACGGAGGCGGTCTGTGACGTCGTCGACACCCCAGTCATCGCCTCCTCGGGCTGTGGCGGTCCCGAGGACATGTACGACGTGTTCACCGAGGCCGGCGCGGACGCGGGACTGGCGGCGTCGATCTTCCACTTCGACGAGTACTCGATCGCGGAGACGAAGGAGTACCTCGACGAGCGAGGCGTGCCGGTTCGGCTGTAA
- a CDS encoding DUF7550 family protein — translation MADDTDHDSAADVGHDLEDERTTAPMSEYTASDVTVGFVVMLIGVAVAFGIPLIAF, via the coding sequence ATGGCAGACGACACCGACCACGACTCGGCCGCAGACGTCGGTCACGACCTCGAGGACGAACGAACGACGGCACCGATGAGCGAGTACACGGCGAGCGACGTCACCGTCGGCTTCGTCGTCATGCTGATCGGCGTCGCGGTCGCGTTCGGAATACCGCTGATCGCGTTTTAG
- a CDS encoding ribbon-helix-helix domain-containing protein, which yields MPKVEITIPEHLEMQIAQMVERGEFVNREEAIEDLLSTGIKAYKTSGPMDEEEGATGGGTGLEDDGMMGHDDEYVF from the coding sequence ATGCCGAAAGTAGAGATCACCATCCCGGAACACCTCGAGATGCAGATCGCCCAGATGGTCGAACGCGGTGAGTTCGTCAACCGCGAGGAGGCCATCGAGGACCTCCTGTCGACGGGCATCAAAGCCTACAAGACCAGCGGGCCGATGGACGAAGAGGAGGGAGCTACCGGTGGCGGTACCGGCCTCGAAGACGACGGAATGATGGGCCACGACGACGAGTACGTCTTCTAA
- a CDS encoding RNA-guided endonuclease InsQ/TnpB family protein encodes MVIEVTRTYVGSIQNQRQVCDGLDSLGDSASKIWNVARWTADRIWNATGEIPSEGVLKAYMKTQSCWKDLNAQSSQKVIEELSDAFQSWFDLRQTDDEANPPGYRKHGDDRPKSTVTFKADGFKHDPENNRVRLSKGSNLKEGWSDFILCEYQTRPDVDLSEVTRVQNVRAVWNGNEWELHFVCKVERETNDSAGDSVAGIDLGITNIATVAFPDEYVLYPGNSLKQDKHYFTRAEYETEGENGPSEKSMWARRKLADRETHFYHVLTDTIITECVERDVGTLAVSWPEDVRNSDWGKTGNKKLHSWAFDRIYQYLAYKGEIRGVEVLKENEWNTSKTCSRCGDDTKSNRVERGLYVCLSCELVANADCNGAENMRQKITPSPHGEDRSNGCVSQPSTHLFDRESGTFKPREQVVS; translated from the coding sequence ATGGTGATCGAGGTCACTCGTACTTACGTTGGCTCTATCCAGAACCAGCGACAGGTCTGCGATGGCCTCGATTCGCTCGGAGACTCCGCCTCGAAGATCTGGAACGTCGCACGCTGGACAGCCGACCGCATCTGGAACGCAACAGGAGAAATCCCATCTGAAGGCGTCCTGAAAGCGTATATGAAGACCCAATCATGCTGGAAAGATTTGAACGCACAATCCAGTCAGAAAGTCATCGAAGAACTTTCTGATGCTTTCCAGTCGTGGTTCGATCTGCGACAGACAGACGACGAGGCGAATCCGCCCGGCTACCGCAAACACGGCGATGACCGACCCAAGAGTACGGTCACGTTCAAAGCAGACGGGTTCAAACACGACCCAGAGAACAACCGCGTCCGACTCTCGAAAGGGTCGAATTTGAAAGAAGGGTGGTCGGACTTCATCCTCTGTGAGTACCAGACCCGGCCAGACGTTGACCTCTCGGAAGTCACCCGAGTGCAGAACGTTCGTGCCGTCTGGAACGGTAACGAGTGGGAACTGCACTTCGTCTGCAAAGTCGAACGCGAGACCAATGACTCGGCAGGCGACAGCGTAGCAGGGATCGATCTCGGAATCACGAATATCGCCACGGTTGCATTCCCTGACGAGTACGTCCTGTACCCCGGGAACTCGCTTAAGCAAGACAAGCACTATTTCACCCGAGCAGAGTACGAGACTGAGGGTGAGAACGGCCCGTCAGAGAAGTCGATGTGGGCACGCAGGAAACTCGCAGACCGCGAGACGCATTTCTACCACGTTCTCACGGACACCATCATCACCGAGTGTGTCGAACGTGATGTTGGCACGCTCGCGGTGAGCTGGCCTGAAGACGTGCGGAACTCAGACTGGGGCAAAACGGGGAACAAGAAGTTGCACTCGTGGGCGTTTGACCGCATCTACCAGTACCTCGCGTACAAGGGTGAGATCCGTGGCGTCGAGGTGCTGAAGGAGAACGAGTGGAACACCTCGAAGACCTGCTCACGGTGTGGTGACGACACGAAGTCGAACCGTGTCGAACGTGGCCTGTACGTCTGTTTGTCGTGTGAGTTGGTAGCCAACGCAGATTGTAACGGAGCGGAGAACATGCGCCAGAAGATAACTCCGAGTCCTCACGGCGAGGATAGGAGTAACGGCTGCGTGTCACAGCCCTCGACACACCTGTTCGACCGCGAGAGCGGGACATTCAAACCGAGAGAACAGGTCGTGTCGTAG
- a CDS encoding sulfite oxidase-like oxidoreductase, with translation MTDDAIDVTDLYQEFGDDRLPSGQRETTAFPVLSKGSTPDWDPETWEFTVTGAVDEELTFSWDEFRDLPSETQRQDFHCVTGWSKFDCEFTGVPFPELAERAGLDDDVCHVLFSALDGYTTDLPLEDCMREEVLFTWAFDGEELPADHGGPLRVVTPHKYAYKGAKWVDGVEFLTEPELGYWERRGYSETANPWEEERYS, from the coding sequence ATGACTGACGACGCCATCGACGTCACGGACCTCTATCAGGAGTTCGGCGACGACCGGCTCCCCTCGGGACAGCGGGAGACGACCGCGTTTCCGGTCCTCTCGAAGGGTTCCACTCCCGACTGGGATCCCGAAACCTGGGAGTTCACCGTCACCGGGGCCGTCGACGAGGAACTGACCTTCTCCTGGGACGAGTTCCGCGACCTGCCAAGCGAGACACAACGCCAGGACTTTCACTGCGTAACGGGCTGGAGCAAGTTCGACTGCGAGTTCACCGGGGTTCCGTTCCCCGAACTCGCCGAGCGGGCGGGCCTCGACGACGACGTCTGCCACGTCCTGTTCTCGGCGCTCGACGGGTACACGACGGACCTCCCCCTCGAGGACTGCATGCGCGAGGAAGTCCTGTTCACGTGGGCGTTCGACGGCGAGGAACTGCCGGCGGACCACGGCGGCCCGCTCCGGGTCGTCACCCCCCACAAGTACGCCTACAAGGGGGCCAAGTGGGTCGACGGCGTCGAGTTCCTCACCGAACCCGAACTCGGCTACTGGGAGCGGCGCGGCTATTCGGAGACGGCCAACCCCTGGGAAGAGGAGCGATATAGTTAG
- a CDS encoding isochorismate synthase, giving the protein MERTSGEGRNREPERGRVTAETDTETDTRTEGGTESAGDTRELVARSRDLEDEDVSFGAIVDTDAETRIQWATPAGLEVVGRGAVAEITAAGPDRFDTVRRRADRLFATLEHDGPAVARPRAFGGFAFHDEHDPAADPWTGFDAASFVIPEILVVRSDDGTWLTAVAESADAAEDRLERWTDRLAEMPAMRPSGSGPGIADTRRSTSPGEWTDQVETALERIADGRLTKVVLAQALSVDLAADLDVAAALERLRRRYPNCYRFLVGHEVGRTFFGAPPERLVAKTGTRVETEALAGSAPRGETPEEDDEHAERLFDSDKVGREHGLVAESIREQLEPLARELTIADREVRKLATIQHLRTPIDAELDADRHVLELAEALHPTPAVGGVPPATAWETIRETESFARGWYAAPVGWFDAHGDGEFAVGIRSGVARGDEITLFAGNGIVADSDPDDEWEEVQLKLRSILDELR; this is encoded by the coding sequence ATGGAGAGGACGTCGGGCGAGGGCCGGAACCGGGAGCCGGAGCGAGGCCGAGTTACGGCCGAGACCGACACCGAGACCGACACCCGAACCGAAGGCGGGACCGAATCCGCTGGCGACACTCGCGAACTCGTCGCCCGGAGCCGGGACCTCGAGGACGAGGACGTTTCTTTCGGCGCGATAGTCGATACGGACGCCGAGACGCGGATCCAGTGGGCGACGCCCGCTGGCCTCGAGGTCGTCGGTCGCGGGGCAGTCGCCGAGATCACGGCGGCCGGTCCCGACCGGTTCGATACCGTTCGCCGGCGCGCGGATCGACTGTTCGCGACCCTCGAGCACGACGGGCCAGCGGTCGCCCGACCGCGCGCGTTCGGCGGGTTCGCCTTCCACGACGAGCACGACCCTGCCGCCGACCCCTGGACCGGGTTCGACGCGGCTTCCTTCGTCATCCCCGAGATTCTCGTGGTCAGAAGCGACGACGGGACCTGGCTGACCGCCGTCGCCGAGTCGGCCGACGCGGCCGAGGATCGTCTCGAGCGGTGGACCGACCGGCTGGCCGAAATGCCTGCGATGCGACCGAGCGGGTCGGGTCCTGGCATCGCCGACACCCGTCGCAGCACCTCGCCCGGCGAGTGGACCGATCAGGTCGAGACCGCACTCGAGCGGATCGCCGACGGCCGACTCACCAAGGTCGTGCTCGCACAGGCGCTTTCGGTCGATCTGGCGGCCGACCTGGACGTCGCGGCGGCCCTCGAGCGGCTGCGTCGTCGCTACCCGAACTGTTATCGCTTCCTCGTCGGCCACGAGGTCGGCAGGACCTTCTTCGGCGCACCGCCCGAGCGGCTGGTCGCGAAAACCGGCACTCGGGTCGAGACCGAGGCCCTGGCGGGCTCGGCCCCCCGCGGCGAGACGCCAGAGGAGGACGACGAACACGCCGAGCGGCTGTTCGACAGCGACAAGGTCGGGCGCGAGCACGGCCTCGTCGCCGAGTCGATCCGGGAGCAACTCGAGCCCCTGGCCCGGGAACTCACGATCGCCGACCGCGAGGTCCGGAAGCTGGCGACGATCCAGCACCTCAGGACGCCGATCGACGCCGAACTCGACGCGGATCGGCACGTGCTCGAACTCGCCGAGGCGCTGCACCCGACCCCGGCCGTCGGGGGCGTTCCCCCCGCGACTGCCTGGGAGACGATACGCGAGACGGAATCGTTCGCTCGCGGCTGGTACGCCGCGCCGGTCGGCTGGTTCGACGCCCATGGCGACGGCGAGTTCGCGGTCGGCATCCGCTCGGG